In one window of Echeneis naucrates chromosome 17, fEcheNa1.1, whole genome shotgun sequence DNA:
- the col6a1 gene encoding collagen alpha-1(VI) chain, with product MWTLRGLLSLLCAFLTAAQTQVQRNRFAECPVDLYFVLDTSESVALRQKPPNFYIDQIKEFTKRFIDELRDMRHQCDRVLTWNSGALHYSDEVIIIRELSDLSTHRQALKDDIDTIKYIGKGTYTDCAIKSGLAELLIGGSHYHENKYIVVVTDGHPITGYKEPCGGVQEAANEAKQHGVKVFAVAISPDQEDTRLSLIATDQSYRQNFTAADDSRSTKIGTIRTIIDMITNETKDVCCSFDCNAPGGPKGPDGDRGAKGETGRPGMPGEKGDMGAPGHTGDPGPVGYNGMKGDRGPRGEKGERGHKGYKGDKGQSGNDGIDGRKGEAGFPGLPGCKGSPGSDGLQGEFGPKGDSGPYGLKGVKGDLGRDGEPGRPGNYGPLGDPGDRGPRGADGDKGERGDDGAPGPDGIRGERGQIGEKGEQGSRGNRGPRGEPGEPGPRGEQGREGSTGPNGEPGEPGKSGAPGYRGDEGPIGPEGPKGPRGIKGAPGDRGQMGERGEDGVPGNGTVGCHGFQGYPGPRGDSGEPGSKGPPGPKGDDGEPGDSGLDNNEPGPPGPKGAKGHRGPEGRPGPPGPPGPPGTDECEILDIIMKLCSCCECKCAPLDLAFIVDSSESIGATNFALAKDFIITVIDRLAKDQQVKFAGNESKVSVVQYSGARAQEVVQLGTNIASLTEFKQVVRDLRWLAEATYTGEALDFALNNTIKLMRQENRVVLVLTDGRSDIIRDKVPLDVLCGKNIRVGGLGVKDYSGRQPNQEQLGNVVCKSDPKPGFSFVLDNFAELLDDTFLQNLTSRICQDKKCPDYKCPITFAQAADILIMMDSSASVGQKNFETSKAFVRNLAHRFLTAKSTGGPVRVGVAQYSRNARMEQVLTTNLTLLSHHIEEAAFQNDGTNVLQAMDFAVRTLRGRGDASGGVKKLVLFSDGRSQAITEAVLEKRVREVADAAIELYVIAVGSQVNEANLRMLVSRGRLDDISYAQRHLFRVPDYASLLRGVFSQTVSRRVSMRK from the exons GCGCCACCAGTGTGACCGCGTCCTGACATGGAACTCAGGAGCACTGCACTACAGTGACGAAGTCATCATCATACGAGAGCTGAGTGACCTGAGTACTCACCGCCAGGCCCTGAAGGACGACATTGATACCATCAAATACATCGGCAAGGGCACATACACTGACTGCGCCATCAAGAGCGGCCTTGCTGAGCTGCTCATTGG GGGTTCCCACTATCATGAGAACAAGTACATCGTGGTAGTGACTGATGGCCATCCTATTACTGGTTACAAAGAGCCATGCGGAGGAGTGCAGGAGGCTGCGAATGAAGCCAAGCAACATGGAGTCAAAGTGTTTGCTGTGGCCATCTCACCTGACCAGGAG GACACCAGACTGTCACTGATTGCCACAGACCAGAGCTACAGGCAGAACTTCACCGCCGCAGACGACTCCAGATCCACCAAGATCGGAACCATTCGAACCATCATTGACATGATC ACGAACGAGACAAAGGATGTG tGTTGCTCTTTTGATTGCAAT GCTCCAGGAGGGCCCAAAGGACCAGATGGAGACAGAGGCGCAAAG gGAGAGACAGGTAGACCAGGAATGCCTGGAGAGAAGGGAGACATGGGTGCCCCG GGTCACACTGGAGATCCTGGTCCCGTTGGTTACAATGGAATGAAG GGAGACCGTGGTCCCAGAGGAGAAAAG GGAGAAAGAGGACACAAAGGCTATAAG GGAGACAAAGGTCAAAGCGGAAATGATGGAATTGATGGGCGCAAG GGTGAAGCTGGTTTTCCTGGTCTTCCTGGCTGTAAAGGATCTCCAGGCTCAGAT gggcTACAGGGAGAGTTTGGGCCAAAGGGAGACTCTGGTCCTTATGGACTGAAAGGAGTAAAA GGAGATCTTGGAAGAGATGGTGAACCAGGAAGGCCTGGAAATTATGGGCCTCTGGGAGATCCG GGTGACCGGGGCCCTAGGGGAGCTGATGGGGACAAAGGAGAGCGTGGTGACGAC ggtGCACCTGGACCGGATGGAATTCGTGGCGAGAGa gGACAAATTGGAGAGAAGGGCGAGCAAGGTTCCCGTGGTAACAGAGGACCAAGAGGAGAACCC gGTGAGCCCGGACCCCGCGGAGAGCAGGGGAGGGAGGGCTCAACTGGCCCCAATGGCGAGCCT GGCGAACCTGGCAAGTCTGGGGCTCCTGGCTACAGAGGAGATGAAGGCCCAATTGGACCAGAG GGACCAAAGGGGCCAAGAGGAATCAAAGGAGCTCCAGGAGACAGAGGCCAGATGGGGGAGAGG GGAGAGGATGGAGTCCCAGGAAATGGCACTGTAGGTTGTCATGGTTTCCAG GGATATCCTGGGCCCCGTGGAGACTCTGGTGAGCCG GGTAGCAAAGGGCCCCCTGGACCTAAAGGAGATGACGGAGAACCCGGAGATTCAGGCCTTGAT aACAATGAACCAGGGCCTCCAGGACCCAAAGGAGCTAAAGGTCACAGAGGACCTGAGGGCAGACCG GGACCTCCTGGGCCTCCTGGACCACCAGGAACTGAT gAATGTGAAATTCTGGACATTATTATGAAGCTCTGCT CCTGTTGCG agtGTAAGTGTGCCCCTCTGGACCTGGCCTTTATTGTGGACAGCTCAGAGAGTATTGGTGCCACAAACTTTGCTCTTGCCAAAGACTTTATCATCACAGTTATTGACAGACTGGCCAAAGACCAGCAAGTGAAG tttgCAGGTAATGAGTCCAAAGTGAGTGTAGTCCAGTACAGTGGAGCACGAGCCCAAGAAGTTGTCCAACTGGGCACCAACATCGCCAGTCTCACTGAATTTAAACA ggtCGTGAGAGACCTCCGCTGGCTGGCTGAGGCCACATACACTGGCGAGGCACTTGACTTTGCTCTGAACAACACCATCAAGCTGATGAGGCAAGAGAACCGCGTGGTTCTGGTTCTCACCGATGGCCGCTCCGACATTATTAGGGACAAGGTTCCCCTCGATGTGCTCTGTGGTAAAAACATCAGG GTGGGTGGTTTAGGAGTGAAAGACTACTCAGGCCGCCAACCCAACCAGGAGCAGCTTGGAAATGTGGTGTGTAAGAGTGACCCCAAGCCGGGCTTTTCCTTCGTCCTGGACAATTTTGCTGAATTGCTTGATGACACTTTCCTGCAGAACCTCACATCCAGAATCTGTCAAG ATAAGAAATGCCCAGACTACAAATGTCCCA TCACTTTTGCTCAAGCTGCTGATATTTTGATCATGATGGACAGCTCAGCCAGTGTGGGCCAAAAGAACTTCGAGACAAGCAAGGCCTTTGTCCGTAACTTGGCCCATCGTTTCCTGACTGCAAAGAGTACTGGGGGTCCCGTCAGAGTGGGCGTGGCCCAGTACAGCAGAAATGCCCGTATGGAACAGGTGCTGACCACCAACTTGACCCTTCTGTCTCATCACATTGAAGAGGCGGCCTTCCAAAACGACGGCACCAATGTGCTACAGGCTATGGACTTTGCCGTGAGGACCTTGCGTGGCCGTGGAGATGCGTCGGGAGGCGTGAAGAAGCTGGTTCTCTTCTCTGATGGTAGGTCTCAGGCCATCACTGAGGCCGTGCTGGAAAAACGTGTTCGTGAGGTGGCGGATGCCGCTATCGAGCTCTACGTCATTGCCGTTGGCAGCCAGGTCAATGAGGCCAACCTGCGCATGCTGGTGAGCAGGGGGCGGCTGGACGACATCAGCTACGCCCAGCGCCACCTGTTCCGTGTCCCAGACTACGCCTCTCTGCTCCGTGGGGTCTTCTCCCAGACCGTCTCTCGCAGGGTGTCCATGCGAAAATAA